One window of the Archangium primigenium genome contains the following:
- a CDS encoding PAS domain S-box protein, with protein MPSSLVSPLPPEPVLTPAGGEMGERIRNFDWSTTPLGPLARWPASLRTTVNILLLAPLPMALLWGKEGILLYNDGYARIAAGHHPRVLGLPATEGWPEIADFNRGVIAAGLRGESLSFKDQHLVLHRNGVPEDTWLDLTYTPVVDEHEQPVGMWAIVVETTERVLDARRRLHAERDLLVANERVQLALDAGAVIGTWVWDVPQDHFTADTRFARTFAMNAEHLREGRPLSQVVQSIHPEDTARIEEAIGRAIRLGGPYRAEYRVRQWDGSWLWIEANGHCELDAQGRALRFPGVLLDIDARKRAESREAFLLDLSDRLRPLSEPRAIMGLSAELLGRRLAIHRAGYAEFDMNQPMVEFITSWSEGVLPFLEGRYPLALFGEPIVAALSAGTTVAFEDMTQDEGAAEVSDALGARAAVVVPLMRARVLRGVLYLNHREVRAWPPDELSLLEEVASRTWEALERALAEKELRELNATLERRIEERTRERNRLWELSQAPFLIADLQGRWVRVSPAWSKVLGWSEEELIGRTSEWMEHPEDRNATRSEVRHLAEGERTLRFENRFRHKDGSYRWFAWMAVPSEGLLYCVARDITEDKQREAELARIQEQLRQSQKMEAVGQLTGGIAHDFNNLLAGIVGALDLLARRLKSGKLDNVQRYIDAATASANRAAALTHRLLAFARRQSLDVKPTDINALVLSMEDLLHRTLGENVSLKTQLKGDLWTARTDANQFESALLNLVINARDAMPDGGKLTIETSNTRLDESYTRAFEGLSPGEYVVMCVSDTGTGMSADVVAKAFDPFFTTKPIGQGTGLGLSMIYGFVRQSGGHVRIYSELGQGTTVKLYLPRHGAEAVAQDKVRGEAQRALEGETVLVVEDDPSVRMVVVDVLEDLGYRALEAGDAKEAMPHLEGRSRIDLLVTDVGLPGMNGRQLAEVARQKRPGLKVLFATGYAEGAAVRGGFLAEGMEMITKPFAVDVLAARLRAMLSPEA; from the coding sequence CTGACCCCCGCGGGCGGGGAGATGGGCGAGCGCATCCGAAACTTCGACTGGTCCACCACGCCGCTCGGGCCGCTCGCCCGCTGGCCGGCCAGCCTGCGCACCACCGTCAACATCCTGCTGCTCGCCCCCCTGCCCATGGCCCTGCTGTGGGGAAAGGAGGGCATCCTGCTCTACAACGACGGGTACGCGCGCATCGCGGCGGGCCACCACCCCCGGGTGCTGGGCCTGCCCGCGACGGAGGGCTGGCCGGAGATCGCGGACTTCAACCGGGGCGTCATCGCGGCGGGCCTCCGGGGCGAGTCCCTGTCCTTCAAGGACCAGCACCTCGTGCTGCACCGCAACGGGGTGCCCGAGGACACGTGGCTGGACCTGACGTACACGCCGGTGGTGGACGAGCACGAGCAGCCGGTGGGCATGTGGGCCATCGTGGTGGAGACCACGGAGCGGGTGTTGGATGCCCGGCGGCGGCTGCACGCGGAGCGGGACCTGCTCGTGGCCAACGAGCGCGTGCAATTGGCGTTGGACGCGGGCGCGGTGATTGGCACCTGGGTGTGGGACGTGCCGCAGGACCACTTCACGGCGGACACGCGCTTCGCGCGCACGTTCGCGATGAACGCCGAGCACCTGCGCGAGGGTCGCCCGCTCTCCCAGGTGGTGCAGTCCATCCATCCCGAGGACACGGCGCGGATCGAGGAGGCCATCGGCCGGGCGATTCGCCTCGGGGGCCCCTACCGGGCCGAGTACCGGGTGCGGCAGTGGGATGGCTCGTGGCTGTGGATCGAGGCCAACGGCCACTGCGAGCTGGACGCCCAGGGCCGGGCGCTGCGTTTTCCCGGCGTGCTCCTGGACATCGACGCGCGCAAGCGGGCCGAGTCGCGCGAGGCCTTCCTCCTGGACCTGTCCGACCGGCTGCGCCCCTTGTCCGAGCCGCGCGCCATCATGGGCCTGTCGGCCGAGCTGCTCGGCCGGCGCCTGGCCATCCACCGCGCGGGCTACGCCGAGTTCGACATGAACCAGCCCATGGTGGAGTTCATCACCAGCTGGAGCGAGGGCGTGCTGCCGTTCCTGGAGGGGCGCTACCCGTTGGCGCTCTTCGGCGAGCCCATCGTGGCGGCGCTGTCCGCGGGCACCACCGTGGCCTTCGAGGACATGACGCAGGACGAGGGCGCCGCCGAGGTGTCCGACGCCCTGGGCGCGCGCGCCGCCGTGGTGGTGCCGCTCATGCGCGCGCGGGTGCTGCGCGGGGTGCTCTACCTCAACCACCGCGAGGTGCGGGCCTGGCCGCCCGACGAGCTGTCCCTGCTCGAGGAGGTGGCCTCGCGCACCTGGGAGGCCCTGGAGCGGGCGCTCGCGGAGAAGGAGCTGCGCGAGCTCAACGCCACCTTGGAGCGGCGCATCGAGGAGCGCACGCGCGAGCGCAACCGGCTCTGGGAGCTGTCCCAGGCGCCCTTCCTCATCGCGGACCTGCAGGGCCGCTGGGTGCGCGTGAGCCCCGCCTGGTCCAAGGTGCTCGGCTGGAGCGAGGAGGAGCTGATCGGGCGGACGTCCGAGTGGATGGAGCACCCGGAGGACCGGAACGCGACGCGCTCGGAGGTGCGGCACCTGGCCGAGGGCGAGCGCACGCTGCGCTTCGAGAACCGCTTCCGCCACAAGGACGGCTCCTACCGGTGGTTCGCCTGGATGGCCGTGCCCAGCGAGGGCCTGCTCTACTGCGTGGCGCGCGACATCACCGAGGACAAGCAGCGCGAGGCGGAGCTCGCGCGCATCCAGGAGCAGCTGCGCCAGTCCCAGAAGATGGAGGCCGTGGGGCAGCTGACGGGCGGCATCGCCCACGACTTCAACAACCTGCTGGCCGGCATCGTGGGGGCTCTGGACCTGCTCGCCCGGCGCCTCAAGAGCGGCAAGCTGGACAACGTGCAGCGCTACATCGACGCGGCCACGGCCTCGGCCAACCGCGCCGCGGCGCTCACCCACCGGCTGCTCGCCTTCGCGCGCCGGCAGTCCTTGGACGTCAAGCCCACGGACATCAACGCCCTGGTGCTGTCCATGGAGGATCTGCTGCACCGCACGCTCGGGGAGAACGTCTCGCTCAAGACGCAGCTCAAGGGCGACCTGTGGACGGCGCGCACGGACGCCAACCAGTTCGAGAGCGCGCTGCTCAACCTGGTCATCAACGCCCGGGACGCCATGCCCGACGGGGGCAAGCTCACCATCGAGACGAGCAACACCCGGCTCGACGAGTCCTACACCCGCGCCTTCGAGGGTCTGAGCCCGGGCGAGTACGTGGTCATGTGCGTGAGCGACACCGGCACCGGCATGTCCGCGGACGTGGTGGCCAAGGCGTTCGACCCGTTCTTCACCACCAAGCCCATCGGCCAGGGCACCGGCCTGGGCCTGTCGATGATCTACGGCTTCGTGCGTCAGTCCGGCGGCCACGTGCGCATCTACAGCGAGCTGGGCCAGGGGACGACGGTGAAGCTCTACCTGCCGCGTCATGGCGCGGAGGCCGTGGCCCAGGACAAGGTCCGGGGCGAGGCGCAGCGGGCGCTCGAGGGCGAGACGGTGCTGGTGGTGGAGGACGACCCGTCCGTGCGCATGGTGGTGGTGGACGTGCTGGAGGACCTGGGCTACCGGGCCCTGGAGGCGGGGGACGCCAAGGAGGCCATGCCCCACCTGGAGGGTCGCTCCCGCATCGACCTGCTCGTCACGGACGTGGGCCTGCCGGGGATGAACGGTCGGCAACTCGCGGAGGTGGCGCGCCAGAAGCGGCCGGGCCTCAAGGTGCTCTTCGCCACGGGCTACGCGGAGGGGGCGGCCGTGCGCGGCGGCTTCCTGGCCGAGGGCATGGAGATGATCACCAAGCCCTTCGCGGTGGACGTGCTCGCCGCGCGGCTGCGCGCCATGCTGTCCCCGGAGGCCTGA
- a CDS encoding vWA domain-containing protein produces MNLTAWAVERDGSGGRDVNLLVTVEASADAPRAPVAVNLVLDRSASMRGAPLAAAVEAAQLLVERAGPKDYLGLIAFDGVPEQLAPLRIMDASARAHLSERLTAMKTGSGTALHEAVETSAAAMRRLFVPGARPKMLVLTDGEPSVGPRALADFRTLGSQVAESGISVHALGLGRHYLPEILEALTGPSGTGFTHVDDAEGLPLATAALVAELFGEVGTYARLFVRPSGFAELLCRHRYPARADGDALSVGLGSLSHAFARRALFSGRLESADWSLGVTTTWMENGDTRRVTVPLQRVLPESTEGRMIRAVGVELDLVAAESASWKALLRKNPPGAEQALATAEAALRELVSLDAEQVPARRHEERLKDLRHAVERKVGELPALLVRRARAEDARTGLSIVQALPVSRKART; encoded by the coding sequence ATGAACCTGACGGCCTGGGCGGTCGAGCGCGATGGGAGCGGGGGGCGGGACGTGAACCTGCTCGTGACCGTGGAGGCCTCGGCGGACGCGCCCCGGGCGCCGGTGGCGGTGAACCTGGTGCTGGACCGCAGCGCGTCCATGCGCGGCGCGCCCCTGGCCGCGGCGGTGGAGGCCGCGCAGCTGCTCGTGGAGCGCGCCGGGCCCAAGGACTACCTGGGCCTCATCGCCTTCGACGGCGTGCCCGAGCAGCTCGCGCCCCTGCGCATCATGGACGCGAGCGCCCGCGCGCACCTGTCCGAGCGGCTCACCGCCATGAAGACGGGCTCGGGCACCGCCCTGCACGAGGCGGTGGAGACGTCGGCGGCCGCCATGCGCCGGCTGTTCGTGCCCGGCGCCCGCCCGAAGATGTTGGTGCTCACCGACGGCGAGCCCTCCGTGGGCCCGCGCGCCCTCGCGGACTTCCGCACCCTGGGCTCGCAGGTGGCCGAGTCGGGCATCTCCGTGCACGCGCTGGGGCTCGGGCGGCACTACCTGCCGGAAATCCTGGAGGCGCTCACCGGCCCCTCGGGCACGGGCTTCACCCACGTGGACGACGCGGAGGGCCTGCCCCTGGCGACCGCGGCGCTGGTGGCCGAGCTCTTCGGCGAGGTGGGCACCTACGCGCGCCTGTTCGTGCGTCCCTCGGGCTTCGCCGAACTGCTCTGCCGCCACCGCTACCCGGCGCGCGCCGACGGGGACGCGCTGAGCGTGGGCCTGGGCTCGCTCTCGCACGCCTTCGCCCGGCGGGCGCTCTTCAGCGGGCGGCTGGAGTCGGCCGACTGGTCGCTCGGCGTGACGACGACGTGGATGGAGAACGGGGACACGCGCCGGGTGACGGTGCCGCTGCAGCGCGTGCTGCCCGAGAGCACCGAGGGCCGGATGATCCGCGCGGTGGGCGTGGAGCTGGACCTGGTGGCGGCCGAGTCCGCCTCGTGGAAGGCGCTCTTGCGCAAGAACCCCCCGGGCGCCGAGCAGGCCCTGGCCACCGCCGAGGCCGCCTTGCGCGAGCTGGTGTCGCTCGACGCCGAGCAGGTGCCCGCGCGTCGGCACGAGGAGCGGCTCAAGGACCTGCGCCACGCGGTGGAGCGCAAGGTGGGCGAGCTGCCCGCGCTGCTGGTGCGCCGCGCTCGCGCCGAGGACGCCCGCACGGGCCTGAGCATCGTCCAGGCCCTGCCCGTGTCCCGCAAGGCCCGTACGTAG
- a CDS encoding protein-disulfide reductase DsbD family protein yields MTRPRVRRTGGGGLFWLAGLGAWLTAASALAVPPPASAVASGGLDEGVPRMEATLLTDVTQVKPGDTFRVGVRFKMHPGWHIYWKNPGDSGLASDVAWDTPGTTVEALRWPMPATLRTPDGFITTYGYEGEVLLSAQARASEQAQGVLHLSAAADVLVCEVNCLPAQVVLSRALPVGPETLGDAEHAPAFDAAWAQVPVAPEQARYTAALALDGPSLATGGTFTGTVTLTGADGKVPAVEKDFFVPERVKGLRHLALTPVEGKPGTFKLEGKTALEVPAVEPRFLGVMRLGTAASGYQSLSLDLPLAPVVKAPSGAPGVPTPVAAPVPGGAGPADASGLSLGLVLVFAFLGGLLLNLMPCVFPVLALKAYGFTRTVGEERGRVGAHALAYTGGIIGSLLALALTVLGLRAAGHGVGWGFQFQEPLFVAAVAAVLVAFSLNLFGVFNVGTDGTALVEKVDASHGLGRSVGEGVLAVVLATPCSAPLLGTAVGFALTSGAATVLLTFVLMGLGLALPFCLLVLVPGLAQRLPRPGAWMERFKQLLGFALLGTTVWLVWVMGGLTGVDGMARTLAFLAVVALGAWLYGLVQGSTGPRKLVGVLTVVALVGAGALWSLRFEEAHAQAPRVSEAQAWSDEAVATALAAGQPVFIDFTADWCLTCKFNERTVLQSDDVRAAFARHRVAFLVADWTRRDARISAKLAEFGRAGVPMYLLVSPSAPNKPEVLNELLTQDGLIDAVRRASGRVADARPL; encoded by the coding sequence ATGACGCGTCCACGGGTACGACGTACAGGCGGCGGGGGGCTCTTCTGGCTGGCGGGGCTGGGGGCGTGGCTGACGGCCGCGAGTGCCCTGGCGGTGCCGCCACCCGCCTCGGCGGTGGCCTCGGGCGGCCTGGACGAGGGCGTGCCCCGGATGGAGGCCACCCTGCTCACGGACGTGACCCAGGTGAAGCCCGGGGACACCTTCCGGGTGGGCGTGCGCTTCAAGATGCACCCCGGCTGGCACATCTACTGGAAGAACCCCGGGGACTCGGGCCTGGCGTCGGACGTCGCCTGGGACACGCCGGGCACCACCGTGGAGGCGCTGCGCTGGCCCATGCCGGCCACGCTGCGCACGCCAGACGGCTTCATCACCACCTACGGCTACGAGGGCGAGGTGCTGCTGTCGGCCCAGGCCCGGGCGTCCGAGCAGGCCCAGGGCGTGCTGCACCTGTCGGCCGCGGCGGACGTGCTGGTGTGCGAGGTGAATTGCCTGCCCGCGCAGGTGGTGCTCTCCCGCGCGCTGCCGGTGGGCCCCGAGACGCTCGGGGACGCCGAGCACGCGCCGGCCTTCGACGCGGCGTGGGCCCAGGTGCCGGTGGCGCCCGAGCAGGCCCGCTACACGGCGGCGCTCGCGCTGGACGGGCCGTCGCTCGCCACGGGGGGCACCTTCACGGGCACCGTCACCCTGACGGGGGCCGACGGCAAGGTGCCCGCGGTGGAGAAGGACTTCTTCGTGCCCGAGCGGGTCAAGGGCCTGCGGCACCTGGCGCTCACGCCCGTGGAGGGCAAGCCCGGCACCTTCAAGCTCGAGGGCAAGACGGCGCTGGAGGTGCCCGCGGTGGAGCCGCGCTTCCTGGGCGTCATGCGCCTGGGCACGGCGGCCTCGGGCTACCAGTCGCTGAGCCTGGACCTGCCGCTCGCGCCCGTGGTGAAGGCCCCTTCGGGCGCGCCGGGCGTGCCGACGCCGGTCGCGGCGCCGGTGCCGGGCGGGGCGGGGCCCGCGGACGCCTCGGGCCTGTCCCTGGGGCTCGTGCTGGTGTTCGCCTTCCTCGGCGGCCTGTTGCTCAACCTCATGCCGTGCGTCTTCCCGGTGCTCGCGCTCAAGGCCTATGGCTTCACCCGCACGGTGGGCGAGGAGCGGGGCCGGGTGGGCGCGCACGCGTTGGCCTACACGGGCGGCATCATCGGCTCGCTCCTGGCGCTGGCGCTCACGGTGCTGGGCCTGCGCGCCGCGGGCCACGGCGTGGGCTGGGGCTTCCAGTTCCAGGAGCCGCTCTTCGTGGCGGCGGTGGCCGCGGTGCTCGTGGCCTTCAGCCTCAACCTCTTTGGCGTCTTCAACGTGGGCACGGACGGCACCGCGCTCGTGGAGAAGGTGGACGCGAGCCATGGCCTGGGCCGCAGCGTGGGCGAGGGCGTGCTCGCGGTGGTGCTGGCCACGCCCTGCTCGGCGCCGCTGCTGGGCACGGCGGTGGGCTTCGCGCTCACCTCGGGCGCGGCCACCGTCCTCCTCACCTTCGTGCTCATGGGCCTGGGGCTCGCGCTTCCCTTCTGCCTGCTGGTGCTCGTGCCGGGCCTGGCCCAGCGCCTGCCCCGGCCGGGCGCGTGGATGGAGCGCTTCAAGCAGCTGCTCGGCTTCGCGCTCCTGGGCACCACCGTGTGGCTCGTGTGGGTGATGGGCGGGCTCACCGGCGTGGACGGCATGGCGCGCACGCTCGCGTTCCTCGCGGTGGTGGCCCTGGGCGCGTGGCTGTATGGCCTGGTGCAGGGCAGCACGGGCCCGCGCAAGCTCGTGGGCGTGCTGACGGTGGTGGCGCTCGTGGGCGCCGGGGCCTTGTGGAGCCTGCGCTTCGAGGAGGCCCACGCCCAGGCGCCCCGCGTGTCCGAGGCCCAGGCCTGGAGCGACGAGGCCGTGGCCACCGCGCTCGCCGCCGGCCAGCCCGTCTTCATCGACTTCACCGCCGACTGGTGCCTCACCTGCAAGTTCAACGAGCGCACCGTGCTCCAGTCCGACGACGTGCGCGCCGCCTTCGCCCGCCACCGCGTGGCCTTCCTGGTGGCGGACTGGACGCGGCGTGACGCGCGCATCAGCGCCAAGCTGGCCGAGTTCGGCCGCGCCGGCGTGCCCATGTACCTGCTCGTGAGCCCCTCGGCCCCGAACAAGCCCGAGGTCCTCAACGAGCTGCTCACCCAGGACGGCCTCATCGACGCCGTGCGCCGCGCCTCTGGCCGCGTGGCGGACGCGCGCCCCCTCTAG
- a CDS encoding thioredoxin family protein — protein sequence MKSLFSAVALSVLLPLSALAADSAQVGKPAPAFTLKDEAGKEHSLAQYKGKIVVLEWTNPGCPFVQRHYTANTMQKTASGYDASKVVWLAVDSTASNAPDKSAAWKKEKGFAFPVLQDPSGKVGKEYGARTTPHMYVIDDKGVVRYAGAIDDDARGNKTGTPTNYVKGAVDALLSGKDVPTATSEPYGCSVKYKS from the coding sequence ATGAAGTCCCTCTTCTCCGCCGTGGCCCTCTCCGTGCTGTTGCCCCTGTCGGCCCTCGCCGCCGACTCCGCCCAGGTGGGCAAGCCCGCCCCGGCCTTCACCCTCAAGGACGAGGCCGGCAAGGAGCACTCGCTCGCCCAGTACAAGGGCAAGATCGTCGTCCTCGAGTGGACCAACCCCGGCTGCCCCTTCGTGCAGCGCCACTACACCGCCAACACCATGCAGAAGACGGCCAGCGGCTATGACGCCTCCAAGGTCGTGTGGCTCGCGGTGGACTCCACCGCGAGCAACGCGCCGGACAAGTCCGCCGCCTGGAAGAAGGAGAAGGGCTTCGCCTTCCCCGTGCTCCAGGACCCCAGCGGCAAGGTGGGCAAGGAGTACGGCGCCCGGACCACGCCGCACATGTACGTCATCGATGACAAGGGCGTGGTGCGCTACGCGGGCGCCATCGACGACGACGCGCGCGGCAACAAGACGGGCACCCCCACCAACTACGTGAAGGGCGCGGTGGACGCGCTCCTGTCCGGCAAGGACGTGCCCACGGCCACCTCCGAGCCCTACGGCTGCTCGGTGAAGTACAAGAGCTGA
- a CDS encoding Gfo/Idh/MocA family protein translates to MKRDDTTGWTRRGLLGTAGGVLGAGLWLPRAALAAAGGGKGEVKLPPMKASTEVESPLPEPLAPDQRVGFAIVGLGRLSLEELLPAFAQTEKCRLVALVSGDKDKARTVARQYGVLEKNLYDYKSYDTLADNPEVQVVYIVLPNSMHAEYTVRAAKAGKHVLCEKPMANSVAECQQMIDACRAAKKQLMVAYRLQYEPHHRAAIQLARSKKLGALKLFSADNGQNQAPDAQWRHKKALAGGGALPDVGIYCLSAARYLSGEEPVEVSGSMFSTPGDARFKEVEENFLFTLRFPSGLIAQCTTGYGHHDSRRLRLMGSEAWVDLDPAFSYSGLRMRLSRKSPEDPRASDTTERSLPQKSQFAREMDHFADCVKNDRTPHTPGEEGLQDMRIIEALYRSAAERTPQKLEAPGKLDAFRGPAPAAR, encoded by the coding sequence ATGAAGCGCGACGACACCACGGGCTGGACGCGCCGGGGCCTGTTGGGCACCGCGGGCGGTGTGCTCGGCGCCGGGCTGTGGCTGCCCCGGGCCGCCCTGGCCGCCGCGGGCGGTGGCAAGGGCGAGGTGAAGCTGCCGCCCATGAAGGCCTCCACCGAGGTGGAGTCACCCCTCCCCGAGCCGCTCGCTCCCGACCAGCGCGTGGGCTTCGCCATCGTGGGCCTCGGCCGGCTGTCGCTCGAGGAGCTGCTGCCCGCGTTCGCCCAGACGGAGAAGTGCCGCCTGGTGGCGCTGGTGAGCGGGGACAAGGACAAGGCGCGCACCGTGGCGCGCCAGTACGGCGTCCTGGAGAAGAACCTCTACGACTACAAGAGCTACGACACGCTCGCGGACAACCCCGAGGTGCAGGTCGTCTACATCGTGCTGCCCAACAGCATGCACGCCGAGTACACCGTGCGCGCCGCCAAGGCGGGCAAGCACGTGCTGTGCGAGAAGCCCATGGCCAACTCGGTGGCCGAGTGCCAGCAGATGATCGACGCGTGCCGTGCCGCCAAGAAGCAGCTCATGGTGGCCTACCGGCTCCAGTACGAGCCGCACCACCGCGCCGCCATCCAGCTCGCGCGGAGCAAGAAGCTCGGCGCGCTCAAGCTCTTCAGCGCGGACAACGGACAGAACCAGGCGCCGGACGCCCAGTGGCGCCACAAGAAGGCCCTGGCCGGGGGCGGCGCGCTGCCGGACGTGGGCATCTACTGCCTGTCCGCCGCGCGCTACTTGAGCGGCGAGGAGCCCGTGGAAGTCTCGGGCTCCATGTTCAGCACCCCCGGCGACGCGCGCTTCAAGGAGGTGGAGGAGAACTTCCTCTTCACCCTGCGCTTTCCCTCGGGCCTCATCGCCCAGTGCACCACCGGCTACGGCCACCACGACAGCCGCCGCCTGCGCCTCATGGGCTCGGAGGCGTGGGTGGACCTGGATCCCGCCTTCTCCTACAGCGGCCTGCGCATGCGCCTCTCGCGCAAGTCCCCGGAGGATCCGCGCGCCTCGGACACCACCGAGCGCTCCTTGCCGCAGAAGAGCCAGTTCGCCCGGGAGATGGACCACTTCGCCGACTGCGTGAAGAACGACCGCACGCCCCACACCCCCGGCGAGGAGGGCCTGCAGGACATGCGCATCATCGAGGCGCTCTACCGCTCGGCCGCCGAGCGCACGCCCCAGAAGCTGGAGGCCCCGGGCAAGCTGGATGCCTTCCGGGGACCCGCGCCCGCCGCCCGTTGA
- a CDS encoding aromatic ring-hydroxylating oxygenase subunit alpha: MTAPTESFWPWPAEDTAHVPYRVFTDAALFQREQARIFQGPTWSYVGLEAEVPGEGSFRTTHIGEVPVILSRSADGRVHVLVNRCAHRGALVLREACGQKKRFNCIYHQWGYDPDGTLRAVPFKQGVEGHGGYRDSPLDMKARGLRALRVEVLNGLVFATFRDDTPPLRDYLGGVWPQLTRVFDGRPLEVLGYLRQRVKANWKLYFENVKDPYHAGLLHLFVATFGLFRSTQRGETLAEPSGCGHLVSYQSGAQEKTEQYEQQGLSTYRKGYRLRAPELMRKLPDLDDDVAVSIQTVFPSLVIHRISNSLATRQVLPRSVDEFDLVWTLFGYAGEPTALRQQRILQANLVGPSGYISLEDVEALEVVQRGIQGERGDAAFVGLGGTRVLLGEPERDLANETALRGFWKTWRGLMELEE, translated from the coding sequence ATGACCGCTCCCACCGAGTCGTTCTGGCCCTGGCCCGCCGAGGACACGGCCCACGTGCCCTACCGCGTCTTCACCGACGCGGCGCTCTTCCAGCGCGAGCAGGCGCGCATCTTCCAGGGGCCCACGTGGAGCTACGTGGGCCTGGAGGCCGAGGTGCCCGGGGAGGGGAGCTTCCGCACCACGCACATCGGCGAGGTGCCCGTCATCCTCTCGCGGAGCGCGGACGGGCGGGTGCACGTGCTCGTCAACCGGTGCGCCCACCGGGGCGCCCTCGTCTTGCGCGAGGCGTGCGGCCAGAAGAAGCGCTTCAACTGCATCTACCACCAGTGGGGCTATGACCCGGACGGTACCCTGCGCGCGGTGCCCTTCAAGCAGGGCGTGGAGGGCCACGGCGGCTACCGCGACTCGCCCCTGGACATGAAGGCGCGGGGCCTGCGCGCGCTGCGCGTGGAGGTGCTCAACGGCCTCGTCTTCGCCACCTTCCGCGACGACACGCCGCCCCTGCGCGACTACCTCGGGGGGGTGTGGCCCCAGCTCACGCGCGTGTTCGACGGGCGCCCGCTGGAGGTGCTCGGCTACCTGCGCCAGCGCGTGAAGGCCAACTGGAAGCTCTACTTCGAGAACGTGAAGGACCCGTACCACGCGGGCCTGCTGCACCTGTTCGTGGCCACCTTCGGCCTGTTCCGCTCCACCCAGCGCGGCGAGACGCTGGCGGAGCCGAGCGGCTGCGGCCACCTGGTGTCCTACCAGTCCGGGGCCCAGGAGAAGACCGAACAGTACGAGCAGCAGGGTCTGTCCACGTACCGCAAGGGCTACCGGCTGCGGGCGCCGGAGCTCATGCGCAAGCTGCCGGACCTGGACGACGACGTGGCGGTGTCCATCCAGACGGTGTTCCCGAGCCTCGTCATCCACCGCATCTCCAACAGCCTGGCCACGCGCCAGGTGCTGCCGAGGAGCGTGGACGAGTTCGACCTGGTGTGGACGTTGTTCGGCTACGCGGGCGAACCGACGGCGCTGCGCCAGCAGCGCATCCTCCAGGCGAACCTGGTGGGGCCCTCGGGCTACATCTCCCTGGAGGACGTGGAGGCCCTGGAGGTGGTGCAGCGGGGCATCCAGGGCGAGCGCGGGGACGCGGCCTTCGTGGGCCTGGGCGGCACGCGGGTGCTGCTCGGCGAGCCGGAGCGGGACCTGGCCAACGAGACGGCCCTGCGCGGCTTCTGGAAGACGTGGCGGGGGTTGATGGAGCTCGAGGAGTGA
- a CDS encoding aromatic-ring-hydroxylating dioxygenase subunit beta encodes MGEASARSRVEDLLYRYAEALDDGALEDWPALFTDAGEYRLIPRENHAHGLPVCLMQCVGRGMMEDRVVAIREASVFSPHVCRHLYTNVRVAPDPESGEDAWHARANYAVYRTMGDGETQLLSVGRVLARVRLEPVPCFTRMDVVYETFRIPGLLVYPL; translated from the coding sequence ATGGGCGAGGCCTCCGCGCGTTCCCGAGTGGAAGACCTGCTCTACCGCTACGCCGAGGCGCTGGACGACGGCGCGCTCGAGGACTGGCCGGCGCTCTTCACCGACGCGGGCGAGTACCGGCTCATCCCGCGCGAGAACCACGCGCATGGCCTGCCCGTGTGCCTGATGCAGTGCGTGGGCCGGGGGATGATGGAAGACCGGGTGGTGGCCATCCGCGAGGCGAGCGTCTTCTCGCCGCACGTGTGCCGGCACCTCTACACCAACGTGCGCGTGGCGCCGGATCCCGAGTCGGGCGAGGACGCGTGGCACGCGCGGGCCAACTACGCCGTCTACCGGACGATGGGGGACGGGGAGACGCAGCTGCTGAGCGTGGGGCGGGTGCTGGCGCGGGTGCGGCTCGAACCGGTGCCGTGCTTCACGCGCATGGACGTGGTGTACGAGACGTTCCGGATTCCGGGGCTGCTCGTCTACCCGCTTTGA